A window from Telopea speciosissima isolate NSW1024214 ecotype Mountain lineage chromosome 8, Tspe_v1, whole genome shotgun sequence encodes these proteins:
- the LOC122671873 gene encoding protein indeterminate-domain 16, translating to MEEDDQKELQLLPSPSSTHLSTRMSGSSERSHSTASGSCDGSLDLQLSISLQPFRQPSDCILARHLSEHDLNRNTNYGCVEALKWQAAEQIRLAAIEKAYAERVRELTRREMELAQSDFARARQIWERAQVAVEKAERMKEKATRHRDSTCMEITCHACRQRFRPQQ from the coding sequence ATGGAAGAAGATGATCAGAAAGAACTGCAACTACTCCCTTCACCCTCTTCAACACACCTATCTACCCGGATGTCAGGTTCTTCTGAGAGGTCCCATTCAACAGCATCTGGGTCTTGCGATGGATCGCTCGACCTACAGTTGTCCATCAGCCTTCAACCATTTCGGCAGCCATCTGATTGTATACTGGCAAGACACCTCAGTGAGCATGACCTTAACAGAAACACCAACTATGGTTGTGTTGAAGCTTTGAAGTGGCAAGCTGCAGAGCAAATTCGACTAGCTGCCATTGAGAAGGCTTATGCAGAGCGAGTGAGGGAGCTAACGAGGCGGGAGATGGAATTGGCGCAATCAGATTTTGCACGAGCAAGGCAGATTTGGGAGAGAGCGCAGGTAGCAGTGGAGAAAGCTgagagaatgaaagagaaggCGACCCGCCACAGAGATTCTACATGCATGGAAATCACTTGTCATGCTTGCCGCCAGCGATTCCGACCTCAGCAGTGA